The following DNA comes from Helicobacter sp. MIT 21-1697.
TTGCCATATGCCCAGAGTAGCACACAAGCACACATTTTTTATCGGGGTGTTTTTTTGCAAGCGCATAGACATCATAAGGATTGTTGAGCTGATGTGAATTATGGATATGACAAAGTTCATAATCTTCGGGGTAACGCATATCAATAATACAAAAACTTTCATCTAAATCAGCTGCATATACAGGTGTAGCGAGGCTTAAATTGTTTTTACCT
Coding sequences within:
- a CDS encoding rhodanese-like domain-containing protein, which codes for MQLKGKNNLSLATPVYAADLDESFCIIDMRYPEDYELCHIHNSHQLNNPYDVYALAKKHPDKKCVLVCYSGHMASILGTELVQEGLKNIYFYDDEFATLENANIQLITK